In one window of Labilithrix sp. DNA:
- a CDS encoding PQQ-dependent sugar dehydrogenase: MRVLSSSLCLGAAGAALAAAAACTEHLPRAFDDAPITGVDGSTNDGAPGDGGDDDDGAAQVDGGADASDGAVDPPTCFPADEPSIDFEPVTTAQLSAPVEVVLQGTHLYVLEQGGRVLRVNDDGATVGVVLDVSSKIVAGGEAGLLGVAFHPQFATNGFVYLYYTIPTTVQPPPPGVVFDSVLVRYRSNDGGLSLDPSSEKRIMTVPQPYSNHNGGTIAFGNDGFLYWGLGDGGSGGDPLGHGQNEETLLGKMLRIDVDGGDPYAIPPTNPFANDTSGTKRREIYALGLRNPYRWRFDPPTGDLWVGDVGQGTREEIDKVTLGGNYGWNAREGKVCYGATTCDSSGLIDPVVDHPRSEATSITGGVVYRGAGVPLLNGNYVYGDFGRRTYFAIPPDDPAPTPVKILHDGDRYFPSAFALDATGEIVITDYSGGGLLRLIAGRVCP, from the coding sequence ATGCGCGTGCTCTCTTCCTCTCTCTGTCTTGGCGCGGCGGGCGCCGCGCTCGCGGCCGCGGCGGCGTGCACGGAGCATCTGCCGCGCGCGTTCGACGACGCGCCGATCACGGGCGTGGACGGCTCGACGAACGACGGCGCGCCGGGCGACGGCGGCGACGACGACGACGGCGCGGCGCAGGTAGACGGCGGGGCCGACGCGAGCGACGGCGCGGTCGATCCCCCCACGTGTTTCCCCGCGGACGAGCCGAGCATCGATTTCGAGCCGGTGACGACGGCGCAGCTGAGCGCGCCGGTAGAGGTCGTCCTCCAAGGCACGCACCTCTACGTGCTCGAACAGGGCGGCCGCGTGCTCCGCGTGAACGACGACGGCGCCACGGTGGGTGTCGTGCTCGACGTCTCGAGCAAGATCGTCGCCGGCGGCGAGGCGGGCCTCCTCGGCGTCGCGTTCCACCCGCAGTTCGCGACGAACGGCTTCGTCTACCTCTACTACACGATCCCCACCACGGTGCAGCCGCCGCCGCCGGGCGTCGTGTTCGACTCCGTGCTCGTGCGTTATCGCTCGAACGACGGCGGCCTCTCGCTCGATCCGAGCAGCGAGAAGCGGATCATGACCGTGCCGCAGCCGTATTCGAACCACAACGGCGGGACGATCGCGTTCGGCAACGACGGCTTCCTCTATTGGGGCCTCGGCGACGGCGGATCGGGCGGCGACCCGCTCGGCCACGGCCAGAACGAGGAGACGCTCCTCGGCAAGATGCTGCGGATCGACGTCGACGGTGGCGATCCGTACGCCATCCCGCCGACGAACCCGTTCGCGAACGACACGAGCGGCACGAAGCGGCGCGAGATCTACGCCCTCGGTCTCCGCAATCCTTACCGCTGGCGCTTCGACCCACCTACCGGCGACCTCTGGGTCGGCGACGTCGGCCAGGGCACACGCGAGGAGATCGACAAGGTCACGCTCGGCGGCAACTACGGCTGGAACGCCCGCGAGGGCAAGGTCTGCTATGGCGCGACGACGTGCGACTCGAGCGGCCTCATCGATCCCGTCGTCGACCATCCGCGGAGCGAAGCGACGTCCATCACCGGGGGCGTGGTGTATCGCGGCGCCGGCGTTCCGCTCCTCAATGGCAACTACGTGTATGGCGATTTCGGCCGCCGTACGTACTTCGCAATCCCACCGGACGATCCGGCGCCAACGCCGGTAAAGATCCTCCACGATGGCGATCGCTACTTTCCGAGCGCCTTTGCTCTCGACGCGACGGGCGAGATCGTCATTACCGACTACAGCGGCGGCGGCCTCCTCCGACTCATCGCGGGCCGCGTGTGCCCATAA